GCTGCCGGAGCGGCTTAGGCGCCTTCGCCTCTCCGCCCGGAGGGACTACGGCTTCCAGACCATGAGCACGACGACTGCGACGAGCAGCAGGCTCGCGACGCCTGAGCCGGCGGCGATCGCCGGGTAGCGCGACGCCGTGCCGTCGCGCAGCGCCTCGGCGGCACGGCGCATGGTCGGCACGACCAGGAAGAGCGTGAGGGCCAGGGCGATCACGTACAGGATGATCGACCACAGGATCCACGGGGTCGTGATGCTCAGGTCGTACTTCTTGTCGGACAGGCCCATCACTCCGAAACCGAACAGCACCACGAGGAGCGACAGAAGCGACAGCAGGTTCGTCGACTTCGCCAGCGTGTCCACCTGGCGGGCGTCGCCCGCTCGGACGGCCCGCATCGCGGTCATGGGGAGGATGGCCATCGGCCCGACGATGAAGACGGCGGCGACCACGTGCAGCACGGCGAAGAGTGTTTCCATGCTCTCAGCGTACCCAGCGATTGGGAGCGCTCACGGGCGGCGCATAGGGTAGAAGGGCGCCACAAGCGCTTTCCGACCTCCCGCTCCGCGCGCTCCGCCCGACCGACGCCGCGCACGCCGAGCGGACCTGCCCTCTGCCCGGAAGCACTTCACACGCATGTCTACGACGGCCCCCGTCACCATCACCCCGGCGCCCGCGAACACTCGCGGCCGCGTCATCCTCGCCAGCCTCATCGGCACGTCGATCGAGTTCTACGACTTCTACGTCTACGCGACCGCCGCCGTCCTGGTGTTCCCCTCCCTCTTCTTCGTCAACCAGGATCCGACGACGGCGCTGCTGTCCTCGTTCGCCGTCTTCGGCGTCGCGTTCATCGCGCGACCGGTCGGCTCCATCCTGTTCGGCCACTTCGGCGACCGGATCGGACGTAAGGGCACCCTCGTCGGGTCGCTGCTCACCATGGGCATCGCGACCGTCCTGATCGGCTGCCTGCCGACCGCGCAGGTCCCGGGCTGGGAGTTCTGGGCCCCCTTCCTCCTCGTCGTGCTGCGGTTCTGCCAGGGCCTCGGACTCGGCGGCGAGTGGAGCGGCGCGGCGCTGCTGGCGACCGAGAACGCCCCCGCCGGCAAGCGTGCGATCTACGGGACGTTCCCGCAGCTGGGCGCGCCGATCGGCTTCATCGTCGCCAACGTGCTGTTCCTCATCCTGAGCCTGACCATCTCGCCCGAGGCGTTCGCGGCGTGGGGCTGGCGCATCCCGTTCCTGCTGAGCGCGGTACTCGTCATCGTCGGCCTGTACGTGCGGCTCAAGCTGGTCGAGACGCCGGCCTTCCAGAAGGTCGTCGACACCGGCGAGGTCGCCAAACTGCCGCTCGCCCGCGTCTTCCGCACCA
This region of Leifsonia sp. fls2-241-R2A-40a genomic DNA includes:
- a CDS encoding DUF2269 family protein gives rise to the protein METLFAVLHVVAAVFIVGPMAILPMTAMRAVRAGDARQVDTLAKSTNLLSLLSLLVVLFGFGVMGLSDKKYDLSITTPWILWSIILYVIALALTLFLVVPTMRRAAEALRDGTASRYPAIAAGSGVASLLLVAVVVLMVWKP
- a CDS encoding MFS transporter, which codes for MSTTAPVTITPAPANTRGRVILASLIGTSIEFYDFYVYATAAVLVFPSLFFVNQDPTTALLSSFAVFGVAFIARPVGSILFGHFGDRIGRKGTLVGSLLTMGIATVLIGCLPTAQVPGWEFWAPFLLVVLRFCQGLGLGGEWSGAALLATENAPAGKRAIYGTFPQLGAPIGFIVANVLFLILSLTISPEAFAAWGWRIPFLLSAVLVIVGLYVRLKLVETPAFQKVVDTGEVAKLPLARVFRTSWRQIVLGTFIMLATYVLFYLMTAFTLTYGTTASTVDQARAAAEKAGKPFAEASFVPGLGFNRNDFLIMLIIGVVFFGIFTLVAGPLAERFGRRKTLIWVTIGIIVFGLLFVPLFAGGTVGTMALLIIGFTLMGLTFGPMGAELPELFPTNVRYTGSAISYNLSSVLGAAVAPTIAVWLWTLAHGSTVWVGVYLSLAGVLTLIALLLSKETRDIDFTDNVS